The genome window CAATTTCATCAACATGGCTTCTGTACAGGCCATCCAACGCAACAAAGCCACTGGTATCCGGAAAATACTGGGCAGCAGCCGCGCCTGGCTCATTGGTCAATTCCTGTTGGAAACAGCGTTCATTGTGACCGGAGCCCTGGTGATCGGCTCATTGTTGGCCTATCTCCTGCTGCCCTACACCGGTCAGCTATTGCATACCCAGGTGGCCGAGGCCCGCAACTGGAATACCACCACTTTCTTATTCCTGGCCGTCATTGGCGGGGTGCTTACAGGCCTGTCTGGCCTATATCCTGCCATCATGCTCTCCGGGTTTCAGCCCACACAGATGCTTCGCTCCCGTTTTTTCTCCATACCCACCAAAGGATTTTCCCTGCGGCGCATGTTGGTAGTTACCCAGTTTACCATTGCATTGGTATTGGTCATTTGCACCCTCATTGGTGTAAAGCAGATCAATTATTTCTACCACAAAGAGCTGGGCTTTGACAAAGCAGCAGTTATTACCGTGAATATGCCAGATGACAGAAGCTCCGTCATCCGTGAAAGATTGCGGCGTAACCTATTGCAATCACCCGCCATCAGCGATGTTACCTTCGGACTTACCACCCCTTCCGGCACCACCAACTGGTGGTGGGCCAACGTCAAACACCATGGTCTCAAAGATGGGGAGCAACAATGGCGGCAGCAATTCATCGATACCAATTACCTGTCTTTTTTCAAAGTACCCCTGGTGGCAGGGCGCGGCTTCAACGCAGCAGACAGCACCAATGCCGTGGTACTCGTCAACGAACAGGCTACCCGTGATATGGGATACAGGAATGCTTCCCAGGCCCTGGGCCAGCAGCTATCCTTCGGCAATGAACAATACACCATTGGCGGCATTGTAAAAGATTACCAGTCCCAGAGCCTCAAATCGGGCAAAACGCCCCATGTATACATTTACAACAGGCGCTTTCAAACCGCCTGCATACGCGTAAACAACAAGCAGCAGGAAGCAGCCCTGCGCCTGGTTGAAAAGGAATGGAAGGCCATTTTCCCCGATTACTATTTTGAATACAGCTTCCTGGATGACGAACTGAAAACCTTTTATGGCGATGAAAGCAAATTAGCCAGCTTTCTGTCGCTATTCTCTATCATTGGCATCATCATCGGTTGCCTGGGTGTTTACGGCCTCGTAACCTTTGTATGCGTACGTAAAACAAAAGAGATCGGTATCCGCAAAGTATTGGGTGCCGGCTTCATCGATATCATGGCCATATTGAACGTGGAGTTCATCTGGCTCATCGTCATTGCTTTT of Paraflavitalea devenefica contains these proteins:
- a CDS encoding ABC transporter permease produces the protein MFRNNIIATLRSLKRNRTYTLINMLGLSLSIGIAIVIFMIIRFEGSFDAWHKNAPRLYQLLAYDKFEGINSHIPQGAINALKDKISGVEKAVNVYGFTPSVIKVNGENLKQERSYFVQPDFLQMIDIQWVEGSPATALSQPYQVVLDEPTAKRFFKPGESAIGKTILYDNTLNLTVSGIIKEMPANTQFRMPMMMSYASLLKYMEWYKDENYWGGGDSWFQGFVLLKPGVKPATVELALNQLTKQRGEHTNYTRFQLAHLSEQHLNPNPEIDFFNYAIPRWLMYTLTSIGIFLLLIACINFINMASVQAIQRNKATGIRKILGSSRAWLIGQFLLETAFIVTGALVIGSLLAYLLLPYTGQLLHTQVAEARNWNTTTFLFLAVIGGVLTGLSGLYPAIMLSGFQPTQMLRSRFFSIPTKGFSLRRMLVVTQFTIALVLVICTLIGVKQINYFYHKELGFDKAAVITVNMPDDRSSVIRERLRRNLLQSPAISDVTFGLTTPSGTTNWWWANVKHHGLKDGEQQWRQQFIDTNYLSFFKVPLVAGRGFNAADSTNAVVLVNEQATRDMGYRNASQALGQQLSFGNEQYTIGGIVKDYQSQSLKSGKTPHVYIYNRRFQTACIRVNNKQQEAALRLVEKEWKAIFPDYYFEYSFLDDELKTFYGDESKLASFLSLFSIIGIIIGCLGVYGLVTFVCVRKTKEIGIRKVLGAGFIDIMAILNVEFIWLIVIAFIMAAPIAGFIMHHFLQDYSNRIPMPWWIFLVSGIGALLITMITISFQAIRAALVNPVKSLRSE